The DNA segment AGCACGATACGAGCGGCGTACGAACCCGAGCATCGGCACGGCCGTCGACCGCGACAACACACCGGTGACCACGGCCGTGGCGGTGATCGCGATCGCCAAGGCGAGATAGAGCTCCGGCAGCTCGCTGCTCTTCGCGCGGATGAACAACGCGAAGAAAAACATCATGAAAGCGACCGTGCCGACCGGCTGGCCGAAGAGCTTGATGCCGAAAAGGCACAGCGCCGCGAAAATCACCGCCAGGAAGACCAGATCGGCGATGATCTTGCGCTCAGCCAGCAAAGTGGCCACCGTCAACGAAAACGCGGCCGGCGCGAAAAGCAACGCGATGACGGCGACGCGTTTGAGCCGGGTCGCGTCGAAGCGCTGCGACGATGACACCATCGCCGCGCTGGCGCCGAGCAGGACAACCTGCGGCGTCGGATGCAGCGTCAAGAAGATGACACCGACGGCGACGCCGACACTGGCGACGACCCCCAGCGCATACCGGAGCCGGCTCAGGCCGGGATCGGAGGAGACCAGCCTGCTGGCCGCGGCACCGGCGAGCTCACGGACCCGCGGCGCCGGACCGTACACATCGCCGACGACCCCCACCCATGGAAGTCTAGGAGCGTCTCTGGAAACTGTGGTGGTCGAGAGTCGAGATCCAAACGTCGTCTGCCGGTGCCGGACGAAAGCCCAAATAGCAGAGCTATGGTGGGTTTTCGTCCGGTGCCGGCAGGCGGCGTTTGGGCTCGGCTATCGGCTGCCACAGTTTTCAGACACGCTCTAAGGACGTGGCAGCGAGGTGATCTCCTTGACCTGCGCGAGGTCGACCTTCGGTACGCGCTCGAAGGTGAGCAGGCCGTTGATCTCCTGCTCGACATCGGTCAGCTGCGTGTAGCAGAAGCCCTGCACGGCGTGCGTGTTGACCAACGCCTCGACCAGATCGCGATAGCGCTTGAGGAAGTCCTCCGGCGTCTCGGCCGTCGTGTAACCCCAGCCACCGCCATCGACCGCGAACGCGATTCCGCCGCATTCGGTCACCAGGATCGGTTGCCCGCCGTACGAGCTGCCCGGTACGAACGCCGGCATGCTGGCCGCCTCGGCCGCGACGGCCTCGTCGGGATCGCGGTAGTTCACCGCGACGATGTCTCCGGTGCGATAGTCGTGCAGCGTCAGCAGATCGGTTTCCGCGTGTTGCCAGCCGTCGTTGGAAATGACCAGCCGCGACGGGTCGAGCGATTTCGTCAGGTGATAGAGCGCGCGCAGATGCGCACGCTGCTGCGGATTGGTGTCGAGCTGCGGCACGGCCCAGCTCTCGTTCATCGGCGTCCACGCGATGATGCACGGATGGTTGTGGTCGCGGCGCAGGACTTCGGTCCATTCGCTGGTGATCCGGCCGACGTAGTCGCGTGAGTACGCGTACGCGTTGGCCATTTCGCCCCACACCAGGAAACCGAGCCGATCGGCCCAGTAGAGCCAGCGCGGATCCTCGACTTTCTGGTGTTTGCGCGCGCCGTTGAAGCCGAGCTCCTTGGCCAGCTCGATGTCGCGGCGCAGGTCGTCGTCGCTCGCCGCGGTCAGCACACCGCCGGGGAAATAGCCCTGGTCGAGCACCAGACGCTGGAAATACGGCCGGCCGTTGAGAAAGACGCGACCGTCACGCGCTTCCACGCTGCGCATGCCGAAATAGCTGTCGAGCTCGTCGACCAACGTGTTTTCGCTGTCGTAGACCCGGATTCTCAGGTCGTAGAGGTCCGGCTGCTCCGGGCTCCACAGCGCCACACCGTTCCAGCCGCCGACGTTTCCGCCCGGTGCCTCCAGATTCAGCCGGCGTACGGTCAGCGTGTGGTCGGTGCGCGCGCCGTCCGCAGTGAACGACTCGGTGCGTACGACGTCGCCGCGGAACGACAGCTCCAGCTCGATCCGCGCGCCTTCCGGGTTTCCGGCCAGGCTCAGCTCGAGCTCGGCGGCCCCACTGTCCACATTGGGCGTGAGGTGCAGTTCGGCCAGGTGCAGCGCGGAAACCGGCTCCAGCCAGACGCTCTGCCAGATGCCGGTGGTCGGCGTGTAGAAGATGCTGTCCGACTGCGGCAGCCAGTATTGCTTGCCACGCGGCAGATCCAGCGCCGTCATGTCGTCCTCGACGCGGACGACCAGCGTCGACTCGCCGTCGCTCAGCGCGTCGGTGATGTCGGCGCTGAACGGCGTGTGGCCACCGCTGTGGTCGGCCACCTGTACGCCGTTGACCCACACCGTCGCGTGATAGTCGGCGGCGCCGACGTGCAGCAGGACGCGGTCGGTTGCCGCGGCACCGTCCGGCCGCGCGACCGTACGCGCATACCAGACGATGTCGTGCCGGTCGTCGGCGCCGATCCCGGACAGCTTCGACTGCGGCGCGAACGGCACGACGATCCGCTGGTCGAGCGCACCGGCGGCCAGTTCGGCCACCGTCGAGGCGAACCACCGCTCGGCCAGCCCGGCGCCTGCGTCGTCGAACCCGAAGGCCCACTCGCCGTTGAGGCTGGTCCACCGGTCCCGGCGCAGCTGGGGCCGCGGATATTCGGGACGGGGCTGGTGTAATGGAGGGTGAGTCACCACGAAAACCTTGCCTGCCTAGCTTCGCCGGAATGAGGTCCAACCACGGATCATTGCAACGTTGTAACGGTACGGCAATGGTAACGCGCACGCTGGCCACATGCGGTTTCCCGTTCGTGCATCTCGACTCAACGGCGTTGGATACCCGACGGTAGGCACCGTCAAACGGTCATACGTCGGGTTTGGTGGCGAGGATGTCGGTATGCGGCGCGCCGGAGCCGGTGTACTGCCGCATGAAGCTGACCCAGCCGTCCGCGCACGACACCGTCGTCGTGGCCGACAGCTCCTCCCCCGGGCTTCGATAGACGACCTCGACCGCGCTCCCCGGCCGCCAGCGGCGGATCTCCACGCTTGTCGGAGTCTCGCGATGGTTGTAGTAGAGCCAGCCGTCGCACGTACGCAACGACCCGGTCATGCCGTCGTCGACACGCTGCCGGGTCCCCGCGACCGCCGCGACGACCGGCGAGTGCTCGACGTCCGAGTCCGTGTCCGAGGCATCTGACCAGGCGCTCCACGACCCGGCGCTGGCGCCGGCGTACTGCCGGCACGGCGAACCGGAGAAACGCGTGACAGCGCCGGTGAAAGCCAGCCGGACCAGCCGCCGGCAGCCGGCCGGTTGGCCTGTCGTCGACGGCCGCTCGGAGTTTTCCACGAAGGTGACCGAGGTCGGGTCCGTACCCAGGAAACCCGGCAGCCAGCCGGCCGGCGAGCAGTACGCGACGGCGGCAGTCACCTGGCTGACCTCGCCGACCGCCACGCATCCGCGGCCGTTCCGATCCGTGACATACGCATAGTGGCCGTCGCCGGCGGTGACCTCGGGGTCCACGGTGGACACCGGCGGCCGGAGCGCGAGCGGTGTCGCTTTTCCGTCGCTCAGCTGGTAACGCGTGACGACATACCAGGGTTTTGGCGCGTACGGCGGCTCCGTGTCGGAGTCGACCGCGATCGCGAAGCCAGCGGTCAGAAAAACGTCCTCGACGTGCCATCCGTCGGAGCGATGCGCGGCGCGATGGCGTACGACCACCTTGCCCGTCCGTGTGTCGACGACCGTGGAGTCATCGTGATGCGGACTCGCGTAATAGCGGCCGTCGTAAAGCAGCGGACCACTGTCGCCGTTGACGACGGTTTCCGTACGCTGGAAGGGAAAGGTCCACAGTCGTACGGTCGGCGCGGCCTCCGCGGCCTGGCGCTTGGGCACCGGCTGCGGCGCGGCCGTACAACCGGCCAGCAGCACCAGGACCGCGGCCGCGAGGAGCCAGCATCGCCTGCTCACATCACCAGCCGTCCGAAAACTCCCGGCATCGCGCGATAACTCGCCTGGTTGGCGGCGAACGCCAGGGAGACGGCCAGTTCCTTCTGGCCGGCGGTCTGCGCGCCGCCGGAGGTGAAGGTCGCCTCGTTGTAGACCTCGTCGTAGATGACCGTCCGCCGGTCCGTGTCATAACCGTTGACGGCCTGGAAGTGACCGCCGTGATTCACCCGCAGATAAGGAAAATACGCCTTGTAGAGCTTGACCTGCTGGATGGCCGGATGGTTGCGTTCGTAGATCGCCGCGCGGACGTACGACAAATAGGTGTTGGCGTCGGTGTCACCGGTCGACACCGCCTGATAGGGCCCGGCGCGGCCGCGGTCGGTGAAATAGTTGAGCACCGCCGGGATGTCGGAGACCGAGGTTCCGCCGGACTCGGTCACGTGCAGCCGATAGGCCCAGGTGCCCTGCGACGCGGTGGCGCTGTGTCCGTATGCGACGGCGGCGACGCTGGCCGGTCCGCAATACCAGTAGGTCTCCTGCTCGACCATGGCCATAGGCATGACGCGGCGAGCCGGCGCCGCGCTGGCGCTCATCAGCCTTACCCTCGGCGCGCGTACGGCGGCGGCGATCTCGTCGCGCTCGGCGGCGACCCGCTGGTCGTACGGCATCGCCGCGAACCGCCGCGCCGTGCCGAGCAGCGTCGCGACGCCACCATCGATCTCCGGACCGGCCGCCGCCTTGCGCAGCATCGCGTCCAGGTCGCCGTCGGACAGCGGTCGCGGCATCAAGCCGATGTGCATGCAATATTGCCGGCCAGCGGCCACCTGCTCACACCGGATCACCGCCTTGAGCAATGCAAACGGTGAGGCGTTGGCCAGTTGCGCGTCGGTCGGCGTGGTGCGCTCGACCGCCGCGATGGCCACCTGGCCGTCGGCCGCGACGGCCGGTGTCGTGCTCGCCAGCAGCAGCATCGCCGCGGCCAGTGTTGCGACTCGTGCGTACATGCTCCCCTCCCGAAAAAGGAGCATAAGCCTCATTAGTTCATTTTCACCACATGAGCCTCATATGCCTCCAGTGCCTCCGGTGATGCCGGCAGCAGCGGCAGGCGTACGGCCGGTGTCGCGAGCTGGCCGGCGGCGTGCAGGGCGGCCTTGATGACGGTCGGATTGGGCTCGGTGAACAGCGCGGCCGACAGCGGAGCGAGCCGATGGCCCAGCTCACGGCCGCCGGTCGCGTCGCCGTCGAGCCACGCGCGTACGAGTGCGGCGAACTGGTCGGTCGCGAGGTGCGCGGACGCGAGGATCGCGCCGGAACCGCCGAGCGCGAGCAGCGGTGACGCGTAGAGATCGTCGCCTGCCAGCACGGAAAACTCTCGGGGCTTCGCCGCCATCAGCCCTACGGTGTCGTCGTCGATCGCGCCGACCGCGTGTTTCGTGCCGATGATTCCGGGGATGTCGGCGAGCTGGCAGATGGTCTGCCAGCTGAGCGTTTGGCCGGTGCGGTAAGGAATGTTGTAGATCACCAGCGGCACCGGACTTTCCGTTGCCAGCATGCGGAAATGCTCGACGACACCGGCCTGTCCCGGCCGTGTGTAGTACGGCACGACCGTCAGCGCGGCGGTGACCTCGGGTGTCTTTGCCAGCGCTCGCAAGGCTTCCACGGACGTACGCGTGTCGTTGCCGCCGGCTCCGACGACCAGCTCGGCGCCGTGGTCACGGCAGATTGTGGCCGCCAGACTGAGAATGTCGCGCTTCTCGCCGGCGGTCAGCGTCGCCGGCTCGCCGGTCGTACCGAAGACGACGAGGCCGCGCGCTCCGTCGCCGAGCAGGCGGTCGGCGAGTTTTTCCAGCGCGGCAAGGTCGATCCGGTCATCGGCGGTGAACGGGGTGATCAGCGGGATGTAGAGGCCTTCCATGCCGCTCAGCGTCCCGCGCGCCGATTCGGTAGGTCCAGTTCAGGTTTGTTGCGTTGACCGTAAGCTGAGCTGATGCTGGACGTACGCAGGCTCCGCCTCCTCCGCGAGCTGTCCCATCGCGGCACGATCGCCGCCGTCGCCGAAGCGCTCGCCTACACGCCGTCGGCGGTGTCGCAACAGCTCACCGCGCTCGAACGCGAAGCAGGCGTGCCCCTGCTCCGGCGCACCGGCCGGCGTGTCACTCTCACTCCGGCCGGCGCGCAGCTCGTCGACCACACCGAGTCCGTACTCGCCACTCTCGAACGCGCCTCGGCCGCGCTCGCCGCGACCCGCGAGACACTGACCGGTCACCTGCGGATCGGCGCTTTCCCCACCGCCATGCGGACTTTGCTGCCGCCAGCACTGGTCGCACTCGGCTCGGCGCATCCTGCCCTTGAGCTCACCGTCCGCGAACTCGACCCGTCGGCCGTCGCCGACGCGCTGCGCACGGACCGGCTCGACCTCGCCTTGGTCAACTCATACGATTTCGTACCGGCCGATCCGGAGCCCGGCGTGGAAACCGAACATCTCCTCGACGAAACCATCTATCTGGCCGCCACAGCCGCGCGTACCATCGCCGACTGCCGCGACTCCCCCTGGATCCTCGCCAGCCCCGAAACCCTCTGCCACACCATGGCCGTACGCGCCTGCCAGGCCGCCGGTTTCACCCCACAAGCCCGCCATCACGCCGACGATTTCGTGACAGTGTTGGCTTTGGTGGCCGCTGGCCAGGGAGTGGCGCTGGTGCCGGAGCTCGGTGCCGTCCACCCTCCTGCCGGGGTTGTCCTGTCTGCCTTGAAAAGTCGCCGGCGCACACTCGTGGCGTACCGGAGCGGGACCGGTCAACATCCGGCAGTCGCCGCGGCGGTGGCCGCCTTGAAGGAGAGTCGCTGACCGTCATTTTTGTTGATGTGGCTGGGGTTTAGGGGTTCGGACTGCGTGGCGGGTTGGATGAGGGTGGAGTGTGTAGAGGCGAGGTGGATGGGGTTGCGTTTTCTGATTGTTGCGTTGGGCGAGTGGTTGGGTTTCTTGATTGTTGCGTTTTGGGGGTGGTGGCGCCTTCGCGGCGGGCGCTCCTGCGCGGAGGGCGACCTCAAGGGGAGGGGCGCGGGGTCCCGTCGTTGGTCCGGTTGGGTGCCGCGTGTGCGGTTGGGTGGGTGGACCGGGAGTGTGGCTGGGGCGCCGGAGGTGCGGTGGCCTCCCGGTGGGTGGCGTGGGGGTCCACTATGTGGGATGCGAAGGCGTATGGAGCGCTAAATGTCTGGATTGCGAGGCTCGCCGATGGCATGAATGTCGAGTTACTTGCGTTGGACGCAAGAAACAAGGCTTTCACGCCGCCGCGATCACCGGAGGCTGTGACGGGTGTGACTACTGAGGCTGATAATGCTGTTGTGCCTGCCGAGTTGCAACAAATGTCGGTTTTGATGTCTTGTTAAACAAGTATTACGCAGTCAGCCCGCCTCGCCCGCATTATCAGCCACGCCAGTCACACCAGCACCACTCCGGACGCTGTGATTGGCGTCCATGCCGACGGGTTGCTTCCCACACGTGACCTGGCTGGAGAACCCAGCCCCGCCCGCAAACCGCCGCCCGCACAGGAGACGCAACCACCTCCCCACGCAACAACCAGGGGACCCAGCCACCTCCCAACGCGACAACCAGAAACCACAACCACTCCACCCCGCCGCAACCACCACCGCCGCAACCACCTCCCGCCACCACACCCAGCACCACACCACCTCCCCCACAACAGACCCGCGCCTACCCCACACCGCCACGATCTGAAAAGCCTTCTCCCCACACCAAATCCGCCCCAACTGTGGGTAGCGGAATGGATGCGCAGCCATGCCGCCTCCGACTACCCTTGGACCATGACAACCCGGGCCGCTCCTCTGAAAACGGCGGCCTCGGAAGCCGTCCAGCCGGCCAGCATTGCCGCGCTTGTCACGGCGTTGGTGCTGTCGGTCCTGTTGATCGTGGTGCTGGGGCTGGTCGCCGCCGAGGTCGGACTGTACGCGTGGGAGAGCGTCGGTGGTGCGAAGCCGTCGCCCAACCAGTTGACGACGATGGCCTGGCTGGTGCTGATGTCCGGCGGTGTCGGTGGGCTGGCGGCGAACCGGCTGGTACGGCGGGTTTTCCGGATCGGCGCGCCGGGGCCGATCTGGTACAGCTGCGCCGGTGTGGCGCTCGGCGCGGTGCCGGCCGGCATCTGGTTGGCGATCCACGCGGCCAACCAGGCGGCGGCGACGGCCAACATGCCGACGACGGCTGGTGCGACCGCGCAGCGGCTGCTCACGGTGATGTTCGCGGCGCTCGGTGGTGTGCTGGTGGTGGCCGTACGACCGTATCTGCGGCTGGTCGGCGCGAGCCTTGGCGGCACGGCGGTGGTGGTGTTGGCGTTCGCGATCGTGTCGCTGTTCGCCAAGAACGGCAACGTACGGCTCGGCCTGCTGCAGTTCGGCGCGCTCGGCGACGCGGAGATGGCGCCGAGCTATTTCAGTCCACTGTTCATCGAGGCCGCGATCGCGGCGGCGCTGCCGGCGACGATCGTCGCCTGGCTCGGCCGCCACCGCGACCAGCCGTGGGGTGAGGCGGCGCTGGCCGGCGTGGCCGGTCCGTTCGTGGTCGGCCTGTCCTACCTGATCGCCGGCAACGGCATCAAGGACACCGTCGACTCGGTGCGTCCGTGGCTGTACGTGCAGGCCGCCGCGGCGCTGGCCTTCCTGCTCGCCGCGTACACGGGGCGGATGACCGCGCGCAACGACCACATCGCCGTGCGTCCGATGCCGCACCGCTATCTCTGGTGGGTCGCGGGCGCGATCGTGGGCGCGCTGATGGGGATGATCGCCTCAATCGTATTCTTCAACCTGGGACCGTTTCCGTTCAGCATCGGCGCGGCCAGCGAACAGGTCACCGGCAACATGCGGACGAACGACAACTCGGTCCTGGTCAGTGCCAGCGCGACGCTCATCGGGCTGGCGGTGGCCATCCCCGTCCTGATCGAGGCGGTCTGGTCCGTGGTGGCCAGCCAGCGGAGGCGCGCGTGAGTCAACTGCCGGCCGACAGCATGCAGGCAGCAAGGTGGTACGGCCGACGTGACGTCCGCGTCGTCGACGTGCCGGTCCCCACAGATCCGCGGCCGGGCTGGCTGGTCGCCAAGGTCGACGCCTGCGGATTGTGCGGCACCGACATCGAGGAATATCTGCACGGTCCGCTGCTCACCCCGGTCGACGAGCCGTTTGCGCTGACCGGCGCGACCGCGCCGCTGACCCTCGGCCACGAGCTGGTCGGCACGGTCACCGAGGTGGTCGGCGACGGCGTGACGCTCACCCCGGGCACGCGGGTGGCGATCGAAGGCAACCTGTTCTGCGGCGAGTGCGACTGGTGTCGCCGCGGCCAGACCAACGTCTGCCCGCGCTCTGGCCAGCTCGGCCAGCGTACGGACGGCGGCCTCGCGCATTACGTGGCGACACCGGAATACTGCTGCATCCCCTACTCCGCCGACCTGCCGCCGGGGCAGGCCGCCCTCGCCGAGCCGTTGTCGGTGGCCGTACGCGCGATCCGCCGCGGCCGCGTCGGCGTCGGCGACCGCGTCGCAGTCGTCGGCGGTGGCACGGTCGGCCTGCTCACCGCGCAGGTGGCCCGGATCGCCGGCGCCGACACGGTGATGCTGGTCGAGCCCAACCCCGTACGCCGCGCACTGGCCAGCTCTTTCGGCGCCGATGTCGCGGTCACTCCGGAGGAGGCGCAGGCGGCGGCGACCGCGAGCACCGGCGGCCACGGCCTGGACGTCGTGCTCGACTGCGCCGGCGTACGCCAGGCGACGCCGCAGGCCATCGAGCTGACCAGGCGGGCCGGCCGGACCGTGCTGGTGGCGATCTATCCCGGCGACCTCACCTTCGACGCGCTCGACTTCCTGGCCAGCGAGAAGGAACTGATCGCGTCGATGTCGCACACCTACACCGCCGACTATCCGGACGCCGTACGGCTGCTGGAGACCGCGAAGGTCGACGTACGCCCGCTGATCACCGACCGCGTGGCGCTGCCGGACGTCGTACGCGACGGGTTCGAGGCTCTGGTCGCCGAGCCACAGAAGCATCTCAAAGTGGTCGTAGAGCCGCATCCGCGAGATAACTGACGGCGGCACCGCGTAGGCTCGGCCACACGGGCGGCGAGATGTGAACCAATCCCGGCTTCGGTGCGTCTAACCCGAAGTGATGACGATAGGACCGCGCATATGACGGACGTGAGCGTGCAGCAGCCGGCTGAGCGGCCCAACTCGCGCGCGCTGCCGCCGTGGTTGTCCACCGCCCAGCCGTGGGTGTCGCTGGTGCTGCGGCTGGCGCTCGGGATCATCTGGCTGGCCGCCGCCCTGCCGAAGATCACCGACGTCGACGGCAACGTCCGCAGCGTACGGGTCTACGAGCTCGGCGTGCCGGACGTCGTCAACCAGGTCATCGGCATCGGCCAGCCGTTCCTCGAGCTGCTGCTGGGGTTGCTGTTGATCGTCGGAGTCGCGACCAGATGGGTCTCCGCGTTCTCCGGCCTGGTGTTCCTGATCTTCATCGGCGGCATCGCCTCGGCCTGGGCACGCGGCCTGCGGATCGACTGCGGCTGCTTCTCCAAGGGTGGCCAGCTGGCCGCCGGCGCCGACCCGGCCTACCTGCAGGAGATCGTGCGAGACAGTGGCTTCCTGCTGATCGCCGTGCTGCTGGTGATCTGGCCGCTGTCGAAGTTTTCGGTGGACGCCCTGCTCCGCCGGTTCAGTGTGACCGCCGCCGATCTGGAGGACGGCGACGACGACGAGGAGAACGTGTGAGCAAGAACAGCCCCCGCTCGACCGTGACCACCAAGGGCAAGGGGAAGGCCGCGCAGAGCCGGGCCCGGCAGGTCGCCGCGCAACGGCTCGCCGCGCAGCGCCGTAAGCAACGGATCATCACCTTCTCGATCGTCGCCGTCGTCGTGGTCGCCGTGCTGGCCGTGGTCGGCGTGGTCGGCGTGACGGTGTGGAACCAGACGCACAAGCCGGCGCCGCCGCTGGCCGCGCCCAAGGGTGGCACCACCAGCGGCATCTACGTCGGCCCACCGACCGCCAAGGTGACCGTCGAGCTCTACATCGACTTCATGTGCCCGATCTGCAACCAGTTCGAACAAACCACCGGTCCGACGCTGGACAAGATGGTGCAACAGGGCCAGATCCGGATCTACTACCACCCCGTCGCCTACCTTGACCGCTCGTCGCAGGGCACCATGTACTCGACCAGGGCCTCCGGCGCCGCCGCGTGTGCCGCCGACGCCGGCGTCTTCGACAAGTTCCGCTCGATCCTCTACCAGAACCAGCCGCAGGAGAACACGCCCGGCCTGACCAACCAGCAGCTGATCCAGTTCGGCCAACAGGCCGGCGTCAAGGACACGGCGACCTTCGAGAAGTGTGTCAACGACGGCAAATACAGCACCTGGACGGCCAACCTGACCGACGCCGCGTCCAAGGGCGGGGTCAGCGGTACGCCGACCGTCAAGGTCAACGGCACGCTGGTCGGCGCCAAGGACACCGTGCCGAACACGCAGACCGTCACCGACGCGATCAACAAGGCGCTCGGCACCAAGAAGTAGGGTCCGGCGGCCGATTGTCGCCAGCCTGGTCGTACTGTTGCGCCATGACGGATACGGCCAGGCTGGCGCCGGGTGACGCGGCGCCCGACTTCGATCTCGAGACCGACTCCGGCGACCGGCTGCGGCTCGCCGACCTGCGCGGCAAGCGCACCATCCTGTACGTCTACCCCACCGCCCTGACACCGGGCTGCACCACGCAGGCCTGCGACTTCCGGGACAGCCTCGACGCGCTGCAGACGGCCGGCTACCAGGTCGTCGGGCTGTCCCGCGACCCGGTCGCCAAGCTGGTCAAGTTTCGCGAGAAGGAGCACCTCACCTTCCCGCTGCTGTCCAATGTGGACACCGACGTGCTGAAGGCCTACGGCGCGTTCGGCGAACGCAAGCTCTACGGCAAGACGGTGACCGGTCCGATCCGCTCCACGTTCGTGATCGACGCGGACGGCAAGATCGAGAAGGCCATGTACAACGTCAAGGCCACCGGCCACGTCGCCAAGCTCCGCCGCGACCTAGACATATAGCGCACGTCACGGGAACTCCTCGGTGCGACAGGACGACCTGCACAGCAGAGAGTCGGACCCTAAGAGGAGTTGGGACCAGTGACGTTCCCCCACCGCACCGTCCGCCGGACCGGCGCGCTCGCGCTCGCAGCCGGCATCGGCGTCGCCGCCTCGCTGGCCATCGCCGCGCCGGCTGCCGCGCACGTACACGTCTATCCGGACGCCACCGCGGCCGGCAGCTACGCCAAGCTGACCTTCCGCGTCCCCAACGAGGAGGACGGCGCCGACACGACCAAGATCGTGATCACCGTGCCGACCGACCACCCGCTGCGGTCGGTGCGTACGAAACCGCACGCCGGCTGGACCGCCACGACGACGACCGTCAACCTGCCGAAGGCGGTCAACGTCGGCGACGCGACCATCACCAAGGCGGTCAACTCGATCACCTTCACCGCCGCCGCCGGCCAGGGGATCAAGCCGGGCGAGTTCGACGAGTTCGACGTGTCGGTGGGGCCGCTGCCGGAGGGCGCGAAGCAGCTCGTCTTCCCAACCGCGCAGTATTACTCGGACAACAAGGTAGTGAACTGGAACCAACCGACCCCGGCAAACGGCCAGGAGCCGGAGAATCCCGCCCCGGCCTTCGCGCTCACCGCCAAGACGGCCGACCACGATATGGCAGCATCGGAGCCAACCCCCACCGCCACCGCCAGCTCGGACGGCCTCGCGCGTGGCCTTGGAGTCGCCGGCCTCGTCTTCGGCCTCCTCGGCATCGGCGTCGCCGGGTGGGCCGTGCTGCGCCGACCCTCTGGAGCCAAGTCGTCGTGAGACTCGCACTGCGCTTTCTGGTCCTGCTGGCCGCCATCGCCGGCCTCGCCGTCACAGCACCTGCGTACGCGCACGACGTACTCGTCTCCTCGACGCCGGCCAGCGGCGCGTCCGTACCGGCACCGCGGATGGTCACCTTCGTCTTCAACGACGTGGTGCTCAACAAGTTCGCGGCCGTCGTGGTGACCGGTCCGGACGGCAAGCAATACCAGGACGGCGCACCGCGAGTGGTCGACACCTCGGTGTCGGTCAACGTCAAGCCGCTGAGCGCGAAAGGCGCCTACACCGCGTCCTACCGGATCGTGTCAGCCGACGGCCATCCCGTGTCCGGCGACATCACGTTCACCGTGACGAGCACGACCCCCGGCAGCCTCGACCCCAACGCGCCAGGCGTGACCCAGACAACCGCGCCACCGGCAGCGGCCGCCAGCGGCGGCGACGCCACACCATGGGTGATCGGCATCGGCGTGGCGATTCTGGTGCTGGCGCTCGGCGCCGTCTTCCTGGCCACCCGCCGCCGCCAACCAGTCGAACAGCCAGAGCCCATCGACGACAACGAGCCAGCCGCCACCGGACCCGACT comes from the Fodinicola acaciae genome and includes:
- a CDS encoding copper resistance CopC family protein, yielding MRLALRFLVLLAAIAGLAVTAPAYAHDVLVSSTPASGASVPAPRMVTFVFNDVVLNKFAAVVVTGPDGKQYQDGAPRVVDTSVSVNVKPLSAKGAYTASYRIVSADGHPVSGDITFTVTSTTPGSLDPNAPGVTQTTAPPAAAASGGDATPWVIGIGVAILVLALGAVFLATRRRQPVEQPEPIDDNEPAATGPDSGRTAE
- a CDS encoding YcnI family protein yields the protein MTFPHRTVRRTGALALAAGIGVAASLAIAAPAAAHVHVYPDATAAGSYAKLTFRVPNEEDGADTTKIVITVPTDHPLRSVRTKPHAGWTATTTTVNLPKAVNVGDATITKAVNSITFTAAAGQGIKPGEFDEFDVSVGPLPEGAKQLVFPTAQYYSDNKVVNWNQPTPANGQEPENPAPAFALTAKTADHDMAASEPTPTATASSDGLARGLGVAGLVFGLLGIGVAGWAVLRRPSGAKSS